In Lutra lutra chromosome 5, mLutLut1.2, whole genome shotgun sequence, a single genomic region encodes these proteins:
- the LOC125100368 gene encoding 60S ribosomal protein L39-like, whose protein sequence is MSSHKTFRIKRFLAKKQKQNRPIPQWFRMKTGNKIRYNSKRRHWRRTKLGL, encoded by the coding sequence ATGTCTTCTCACAAGACTTTCAGAATCAAGCGATTCctggccaagaaacaaaagcagaatcgtCCCATTCCCCAGTGGTTTCGGATGAAAACTGGTAATAAAATCAGGTACAACTCCAAGAGGAGGCACTGGAGGAGAACCAAGCTGGGTCTCTAA